One window from the genome of Chroococcidiopsis sp. TS-821 encodes:
- a CDS encoding BMP family ABC transporter substrate-binding protein, with product MSKRIYLSRRQVVRGLLATTAFGVTTKLGGCASSTQETQATTAGGGDNPLVIGFIYVGPKDDYGYNQAHAEGAAGIAKLPGVRVVDEANVPETTAVEESMRNMIEEDGATVLFPTSFGYYDPHILKIAQEYPEVQFFHCGGLYQEGVHPNNVGSYFGYIDEAQYVAGVVAGHTSRTQRLGFIAAKPIPQVLRNINSFTLGARSVNPEITTQVIFTGDWALPVREAEATNSMADQGIDVVTCHVDSPKVVMETAEKRGIFCSGYHANQAELAPQGYLTGAEWDWTQVYTNYVEMIREGKTLMNGGIPHLVRGGLRDGFLKLSPYGAAVSADARQSADAVKAEFMDGEMIVYRGELKDNTGRVVIPAGKAIQQQDRELERMNWLVSGVVGNVSS from the coding sequence GTGAGTAAAAGAATTTATTTATCTCGTCGTCAAGTTGTTCGTGGGCTTTTAGCAACAACTGCATTTGGTGTCACTACTAAGTTAGGTGGCTGTGCATCCTCCACTCAAGAAACGCAAGCGACTACTGCGGGTGGTGGAGATAATCCGCTTGTAATTGGTTTTATTTACGTTGGTCCTAAAGATGACTACGGCTACAATCAAGCGCATGCAGAAGGTGCAGCAGGAATTGCTAAACTCCCAGGTGTCAGAGTAGTTGATGAAGCCAATGTTCCTGAAACAACCGCTGTAGAAGAATCTATGCGGAATATGATCGAGGAAGATGGCGCAACTGTTTTGTTTCCTACATCTTTTGGCTATTACGACCCGCATATTCTTAAAATTGCCCAAGAATATCCTGAAGTCCAGTTTTTTCACTGCGGTGGACTTTACCAAGAAGGCGTACATCCCAATAATGTAGGCAGTTACTTTGGTTACATTGATGAAGCGCAGTATGTTGCTGGTGTTGTTGCTGGACACACTTCGCGAACGCAAAGATTAGGCTTTATCGCGGCAAAACCTATCCCCCAAGTCTTACGTAATATCAATAGTTTTACCTTAGGAGCGCGTAGTGTCAATCCAGAAATAACGACGCAAGTTATTTTTACAGGCGACTGGGCGCTACCTGTTAGAGAAGCGGAAGCAACTAACAGTATGGCAGATCAAGGCATTGACGTTGTAACTTGTCATGTAGACAGTCCGAAAGTGGTGATGGAAACCGCCGAGAAGCGCGGAATTTTTTGTAGCGGTTACCACGCCAATCAAGCTGAATTAGCGCCTCAAGGATATCTTACGGGTGCTGAATGGGATTGGACACAAGTTTACACAAACTACGTAGAGATGATTCGTGAAGGTAAAACTCTCATGAATGGTGGAATTCCTCATCTTGTACGTGGTGGATTGCGAGATGGTTTTTTGAAGTTATCACCTTATGGTGCGGCTGTGAGTGCAGATGCTAGACAAAGCGCGGATGCTGTTAAAGCTGAATTTATGGATGGTGAGATGATTGTTTACCGAGGAGAATTGAAAGACAACACTGGAAGAGTCGTTATTCCGGCTGGCAAAGCCATTCAGCAGCAAGATCGAGAATTGGAAAGAATGAATTGGTTGGTTTCAGGTGTTGTGGGGAATGTGAGTAGTTAG
- a CDS encoding ABC transporter permease, with protein METQALGWWGVPLAIAAGTLRGSAPFLFVSLGECLTEKSGKINLGLEGTLLTGAMSAYAISYLTGSPWLGVITAGVAGMILGVIHGWLSQQPRVNDVAVGIAMIIFGSGIAFFLGKPFIQPAAPALPALPFGTWSNLPQVQSALQISPLFLIGVAIAPLMQWFFRSTRWGLYIRAVGDSPDAAKAMGISIFKVRMLCIIAGSFLAGIGGAYLSLYYPGSWNERISGGQGLMAVALVIFARWQPMQCLYASLLFGGAQAIGPALQSVGIDSYYYLFNASPYILTLLIMILTCSPKRTLNGAPGALGQ; from the coding sequence GTGGAAACTCAAGCATTAGGCTGGTGGGGAGTTCCCCTAGCGATCGCCGCCGGAACACTACGCGGTAGCGCCCCATTTCTCTTTGTGAGTTTAGGTGAATGTCTTACCGAAAAAAGCGGCAAAATCAACTTAGGACTCGAAGGAACGCTGCTGACAGGCGCGATGAGTGCATATGCAATTTCATATCTCACAGGTTCGCCGTGGTTAGGTGTCATAACAGCAGGAGTCGCCGGAATGATACTAGGCGTGATTCACGGTTGGCTATCGCAGCAACCTAGAGTCAATGATGTCGCAGTCGGAATCGCGATGATTATCTTTGGTAGTGGAATTGCTTTCTTCTTAGGTAAACCTTTCATTCAACCTGCTGCACCTGCACTTCCCGCACTGCCATTTGGCACGTGGAGTAATTTACCGCAAGTTCAATCTGCATTGCAGATTAGTCCATTGTTTCTGATTGGAGTTGCGATCGCACCTTTGATGCAATGGTTCTTTCGTTCCACACGTTGGGGACTCTATATCCGCGCGGTGGGTGATAGTCCTGATGCTGCCAAAGCAATGGGTATCTCTATTTTCAAAGTCCGAATGCTATGCATTATCGCCGGTAGCTTTCTTGCCGGAATCGGCGGTGCTTATTTATCGCTTTACTACCCTGGTAGCTGGAACGAACGTATTTCCGGCGGTCAAGGTTTAATGGCAGTCGCACTTGTGATCTTCGCCCGTTGGCAACCAATGCAGTGCTTATACGCCTCTCTCCTGTTCGGTGGCGCACAAGCGATCGGACCTGCACTACAATCCGTTGGTATCGATTCCTACTACTATCTCTTTAACGCCTCCCCCTATATTCTCACTCTCCTCATCATGATTCTCACTTGTTCCCCAAAACGCACCCTCAACGGCGCACCAGGAGCGTTAGGACAGTAG
- a CDS encoding ABC transporter permease yields the protein MYHHKWRSTLEAICIPLAALLFSLLLFGIFCAFAGADPFGVYASIYRSAFGSWRAFQNTLLRAAPLMLSSLCTALPARLGLIIIGNEGAIVVGGLGAVVAGLTLSTAPPTVVQIAMAIAAIVCGGLWIGAVGALRHYRGVNETISSLLLNYIAIALLNHLVGGPMRDPSSLNKPSSYPIAEINMLGDIPGTRVHYGLIYGLVACVIAYFLIQRTTFGFAARVAGGNIRAARIAGLPVGKLTMTICFLAGSCAGLAGMVEVAAVHGRANESLNANYGYSGILVAFIARHNPLAATLVAILLGGILASGGSLQRSHDLPDATVLVFQGLVFLVVLFSESLYGRFFKMGSQVTGHRSQVTV from the coding sequence ATGTACCATCACAAATGGCGTAGCACCCTCGAAGCAATCTGCATACCACTAGCCGCATTACTGTTTTCGTTGCTACTGTTCGGCATTTTTTGTGCGTTTGCTGGGGCTGATCCTTTTGGTGTTTATGCGTCAATTTATCGCTCAGCATTTGGTAGTTGGCGGGCGTTTCAAAATACGTTACTACGCGCTGCACCTTTGATGTTAAGTTCGTTGTGTACTGCACTTCCTGCGCGTTTAGGATTAATCATTATTGGTAACGAAGGCGCAATTGTGGTTGGTGGTTTGGGGGCGGTTGTTGCTGGATTAACCTTATCAACTGCGCCGCCGACTGTTGTCCAAATTGCGATGGCGATCGCCGCAATTGTTTGTGGTGGATTGTGGATTGGGGCTGTAGGTGCGTTACGACACTATCGCGGCGTGAATGAAACGATTAGTAGCTTGCTATTGAATTATATTGCGATCGCGCTCCTTAATCATCTTGTCGGCGGACCTATGCGCGATCCGAGTTCGCTGAATAAACCTTCAAGTTACCCGATCGCAGAAATCAATATGTTGGGGGACATTCCAGGAACTCGCGTTCACTATGGTTTAATTTACGGACTTGTTGCGTGTGTTATTGCTTATTTCCTAATTCAACGCACAACGTTTGGTTTTGCGGCGCGGGTTGCGGGGGGAAATATCCGCGCGGCGCGGATTGCGGGTCTTCCTGTCGGTAAACTGACAATGACGATCTGCTTTTTAGCCGGTTCTTGTGCAGGATTAGCCGGTATGGTAGAAGTTGCTGCAGTTCACGGACGCGCGAATGAATCTTTAAACGCAAATTACGGCTACAGCGGTATTTTAGTTGCCTTTATTGCCCGACATAACCCCTTAGCCGCAACCTTGGTCGCGATTTTACTCGGTGGGATTTTAGCAAGTGGGGGAAGTTTACAGCGATCGCACGATCTTCCTGATGCCACAGTTCTTGTTTTTCAAGGTTTAGTATTCCTGGTGGTTCTCTTTAGCGAATCGCTCTACGGTAGGTTTTTCAAGATGGGGTCACAGGTCACAGGTCACAGGTCACAGGTCACTGTGTAA